The genome window AGGTACCCCCATCGCGTCGACGCCCTCCTCCGCCTCGCAGCCGCACGCACCAAGCCCGCTCACCGGCGGTCACCAGGCACCGTGACCCGAAGCCGGCGCGATCCGAACGACAGGCCCTTGTTCGACCGGTCGGATCCGGCCACGCGCGGCGCGGCGGTGAATCCTCGGCAAACCCGGCGAAGCGGTGCATCCGGGCCCGACTGTCGGGCGGCATAGGGGAGTTCCCAGGGGGTCGAGGGTTTTCCCCGTATCCCCATGACCTGGGCCTTGCCTAGTGTCATCGCACAGCCGAACCACAGGTAACCCCTGGTGGAACGGCACGCGCCTGGCCGGCCTTCGCGCCAACCCTTTCTGGACCCCCCGCCGCTTCGATGAAGAAGCGTTTCACTGCCGCTCCTCCCCTGACATGAGCAGGCCACGAAAGGCGAAGCCCTTGCGTACCTCCCCCTCTCGTACCGCCGGACGGAAGCTCATATCCGTCGCCGCGGTCTCCGTCGCCCTGGTGGCCGGCATGACCACCTCGGTCGCCGTCGCGCAGAGCCCGACCGCCAAGGCCGATGCCGCGCCGGCCGTCGCCGGTGCCACCGAGGCCGCGCCCGGCGCCGTCGCCGAGCGCCTGATCGTCGGCTACAAGTCCGGTGCCGCCGAGGCCACTTCGAACAAGGCCGCCGACGCGGACGCCGCCGCCAAGGGCAAGGAGGCCGGCGAGAGCCTCGACTTCCAGCGCCGCCTCGGCAGCGGAGCCGCCCTCGTCGACCTGGGCGAGGACGTCACCAAGACGGACGTCGCCGACGTCATCTCCGAGTACCAGGCCGACCCGCAGGTCGCCTATGTCGTCCCGGACCGCCTGAACAAGGCGCAGGCCACCCCGAACGACACCGAGTACACCAAGCAGTGGGACCTCTACGAGTCCACCGCCGGCATGAACCTGCCGGGCGCCTGGGACAAGGTCACCGGCACCGGAGTGACGGTCGCCGTCATCGACACCGGTTACGTCGCCCACTCCGACCTCGCCGCGAACATCGTCGGCGGCTACGACTTCATCGTCGACACCGCCGTCTCCAACGACGGCAACGGCCGTGACAGCAACCCGGCCGACCCGGGCGACTCGACCGCCGCCAACGAGTGCGCCGCGGGCGACCCGGCCAGCACCTCCTCCTGGCACGGCACCCACGTGGCCGGCACCATCGCCGCCGTCACCAACAACAGCAAGGGTGTCGCCGGTATCGCCTACGGCGCCAAGGTCTCCCCGCTGCGGGTCCTCGGCAAGTGCGGCGGCTACGACTCCGACATCATCGACGCCATCACCTGGGCCTCCGGCGGCACCGTCTCCGGCGTGCCCGCCAACACCAATGTCGCCAAGGTCATCAACATGAGCCTCGGTGGCAGCGGCGCCTGCACCACCGCGACCCAGAGCGCGATCAACGCCGCCGTGAACCGCGGCACCACGGTCGTCGTCGCGGCGGGCAACAGCAACGCCAACGCGGCCAACTACTCGCCCGCCAGCTGCGCCAACGTGATCTCGGTCGCGGCCACCAACCGCGCCGGCTCCCGCTCGTACTACTCCAACTTCGGCTCGGTCGTCGACATCGCGGCGCCCGGCGGCGAGACCCGGACCGCGGAGTCCGGCGGCATCCTGTCCACGCTGAACAGCGGCACCGCCGGTCCGAGCAGCGAGTCGTACGACTACTACCAGGGCACCAGCATGGCCGCCCCGCACATCGCGGGCCTCGCCGCGCTGCTGAAGTCGGCGAGCTCCTCGCTGACCCCGGCCCAGATCGAGTCCGCGATCAAGACCAACTCGCGTGCTCTGCCGGGTACCTGCTCGGGCGGTTGCGGCGCCGGCCTCGCCGACGCGGCCAAGACGGTGCAGGCGGTGACCGGTGGCGGTTCCACGGGGGGCACCACCTTCACCAACACCACGGCCGTCTCCATCCCGGACAACGGCGCGGCGATCGAGTCCTCGATCGCCGTCACCGGCCGCACCGGCAACGCGCCCTCGACCCTCCAGGTCGGCGTGGACATCACCCACACCTACCGCGGTGACCTGGTCCTGACCCTGGTGGCCCCGGACGGCTCGACCTACCCGCTCAAGGCCTCCAGCTCCGACTCCGCGGACAACCTGGTCACCACCTACTCGGTGAACGCCTCCAGCGAGGTCGCCAACGGCACCTGGAAGCTGCGGGTCCAGGACGTCGCGGCCACGGACACCGGCACGCTCAACAACTGGAAGCTCACCTTCTGAGGCCCGGGCCGAGAGGCCTGACCCCGGTTGTTCAGTCCGACTGAAGAGTCCGGCTGAACAACCGGACCGATGGACCGCCACCCCCCACTGCCGGCGGCCGACCGATGCGAGCGGGCACCGGTCGGCCGCCGGCGCATCCATGGCACGTAGGAACGACCGCGTCGGCGGGCGTTAGCGTATGCGCATGGCGACAGAGAAGTACGAGGGATCCGGCCCGGCTCCGGTCCAGGTGGTCTGCCCCCGCTGCGGGGCCTCGGGCCCGGCGGTGCGTACGGTCCCGGATGCCTGTGCCGCCCCCGACTCCCCGGGGTCCGGCCTCTCCGACCGGCTGGCGAAGGCACCGGGCGCGGAGTCCAGGTTCGACAGCGTGATGCACTTCCTGGAGGGCATGGTCCTGGCCGGTGTCTGCGCGGGCCTCGCCCAGCACGGCGTCCAGGACGACAAACCCCTCTTCACGATCGGCGGTTCGGTCCTCGCCGTCCTCCTCTTCTTCGGCACCCTCTGGGTGATCCGCGGCGAGGCCCGCGAACGCGCCACCGTCAGGGCGGGCCGGCCCCGCGCCGAAGCCGTGTGGAACCCCGCCCACCACTGCGCCTCCTGCGACTCGGTGTTCTACCCGAGCGGCAGCCCCTGGCCGGGCCCGCTGACGACGGACCAGTTCAGGAAGTACGTGTGGACCGAGGCCGGCTTCCACGAGCAACTCGACGACAAGCTCAAGCAGGTGGAACTCCCGCCCCGCACGCCCACCGCCCCCGGAGGCGCACCCGGCCCCACCGCCCCCGGAGGCGCACCCGGCCCCGCCGCCCCCGGAGGAGCCCACGGCCATGCCTGACACGCCCGCTCCCACCCCGGCCCCGGTCATCCGCAGCGACGACCCCGCCTCCTTCCCGCACAGCGTCCTCGCCGAACGGCACCCCGCCCTCATCCGCAAGGTGCGGGACGCCACCCCCTACGGCCCCGAACAGCGCCGCGCCCTGGACGAGTTGCTGCGCAACGGCACCGAGAGCGTGCTCGACCCGCCGGCCGACGACGACTGGTGGGACACCTGGAACGTACGCCGCTACACCGGCCGTTCCTGGTACTCGCTCCCCTTCCTCGCCGCCGAGAGCTGCTTCTACCGCCAACTCCTGCGCGCCGTCGGCTACTTCGGCCCCGGCCCGTTCCAAGGCGTGGACCCGTTCCGCCCCTTCAAACTCGCCGAACTGGACACCCCCGAGGCCGCCGCCGAACTCACCGCCCTCGGCCCCCTGTCGGAACGGCCCCTCCCCGAGCAGCTCAGGGCCCTCCTCCACGGCTCCCTCTGGGGCAACCGGGCCGACCTCGGCTTCCGCCTCCAGACCACCGGGGCCGGGGACAGCGACACCGCCGGGTCGTCCCAACTGGTCGCGGACGACACCGAGTCGCTGCTGTCCCTCCTGACGGGGCGGTCCCTCCCGACCGGCGCGCCCACCGCCGCCTCCGCCGGGGACCGCACCCTCTGCCTGGTCGCCGACAACGCGGGCCGCGAACTGATCCCCGATCTCCTCCTCGTCGACCACCTCCTCACCCACGGCCACTTCGACCGTGCCGTCCTGCACCTGAAGCCGTACCCGTACTTCGTCTCGGACGCCACCACCGCCGACACCCTCGACGCGGTGCACCACCTGGTGACCGCGAAGACCGACGCCGGAACCCGCCTCCACACCGCGCTCACCGAGGGCCGACTGACCCTCCGCACCCACCCCTTCTCCTGCGCGCCCCTGCCGTACGCGGACATGCCCGCCGACCTGCGCGCGGACTTCGCCTCGGCCGACCTGACCGTCATGAAGGGCGACCTCAACTACCGCCGCCTGGTCGGCGACCGACTCTGGCCCCCCACCACCCCCTTCACCGAGGTCACCTCCTACTTCCCGGGCCCGGTCGCGGCCCTGCGCACCCTCAAGTCCGACGTCATCACCGGCCTGACCCCGCGGACGGAGTCAGCCCTGGTGACGGCGGAGGGCCAGACATGGCGTACGAGCGGGACGAGGGCCCTGATCCAGGTCAAGGTCTGACGGAGGAACGGAGGAACCGGGGCCTGCCGGAGTTCGTGACCCCGCGCTCCCGGGTGGGCAGCGCGGTACGCACCCCCACCGGGGACGCGGGGAACCACACGAACGGGGTCCAGGACAGCGCCCCGCATCCTTGAAACGCCCGCCATCCTTGAGACGCCTTGGATCCT of Streptomyces phaeolivaceus contains these proteins:
- a CDS encoding S8 family peptidase gives rise to the protein MRTSPSRTAGRKLISVAAVSVALVAGMTTSVAVAQSPTAKADAAPAVAGATEAAPGAVAERLIVGYKSGAAEATSNKAADADAAAKGKEAGESLDFQRRLGSGAALVDLGEDVTKTDVADVISEYQADPQVAYVVPDRLNKAQATPNDTEYTKQWDLYESTAGMNLPGAWDKVTGTGVTVAVIDTGYVAHSDLAANIVGGYDFIVDTAVSNDGNGRDSNPADPGDSTAANECAAGDPASTSSWHGTHVAGTIAAVTNNSKGVAGIAYGAKVSPLRVLGKCGGYDSDIIDAITWASGGTVSGVPANTNVAKVINMSLGGSGACTTATQSAINAAVNRGTTVVVAAGNSNANAANYSPASCANVISVAATNRAGSRSYYSNFGSVVDIAAPGGETRTAESGGILSTLNSGTAGPSSESYDYYQGTSMAAPHIAGLAALLKSASSSLTPAQIESAIKTNSRALPGTCSGGCGAGLADAAKTVQAVTGGGSTGGTTFTNTTAVSIPDNGAAIESSIAVTGRTGNAPSTLQVGVDITHTYRGDLVLTLVAPDGSTYPLKASSSDSADNLVTTYSVNASSEVANGTWKLRVQDVAATDTGTLNNWKLTF
- a CDS encoding damage-control phosphatase ARMT1 family protein, which codes for MPDTPAPTPAPVIRSDDPASFPHSVLAERHPALIRKVRDATPYGPEQRRALDELLRNGTESVLDPPADDDWWDTWNVRRYTGRSWYSLPFLAAESCFYRQLLRAVGYFGPGPFQGVDPFRPFKLAELDTPEAAAELTALGPLSERPLPEQLRALLHGSLWGNRADLGFRLQTTGAGDSDTAGSSQLVADDTESLLSLLTGRSLPTGAPTAASAGDRTLCLVADNAGRELIPDLLLVDHLLTHGHFDRAVLHLKPYPYFVSDATTADTLDAVHHLVTAKTDAGTRLHTALTEGRLTLRTHPFSCAPLPYADMPADLRADFASADLTVMKGDLNYRRLVGDRLWPPTTPFTEVTSYFPGPVAALRTLKSDVITGLTPRTESALVTAEGQTWRTSGTRALIQVKV